In the genome of Drosophila yakuba strain Tai18E2 chromosome 3R, Prin_Dyak_Tai18E2_2.1, whole genome shotgun sequence, one region contains:
- the LOC26535354 gene encoding pre-mRNA-splicing factor Slu7 encodes MSSGPIRTPVSQIILSKHDQDAEEEPKKKSREDWRKAKELEEARKAGTAPAAVDEEGRDINPHIPQYISNAPWYYGSAGPTLKHQRPQHEDEQGQLDKRAPKGLNTTRIITKFRKGACENCGAVTHKRKDCLERPRKVQAKYAESIVVHDEHLVNEAAVNYDEKRDRWSSYDPANHREIIEEYEKVEEAKRQLKAEKLKNDPDAEISDEEGNEDKYVDEVDMPGTKVDSKQRITVRNLRIREDTAKYLRNLDPNSAYYDPKTRSMRDNPNPAVPEEEAEFAGENFVRFSGDTTAQATAQLFAWEAHGKGVDVHLLAEPTKLELLQKEYEQKKEQFKSSTKTHIVEKYGGEEHLQVPPKSLLLAQTEEYIEYSRSGKVIKGVEKPKARSIYEEDVYINNHTTVWGSFWNAGRWGYKCCKSFIKNSYCVGMQEPEGYSEQHPTSSTAAVVADPAAQTQFKVPEVPPEMPASEVDSAPSSESSSSEEEEVKPEKKKSKKKSKKREKKKKAKEQRKQKSKNKETKEQEKTKEKDIPEELDDRKRAYNSMYDVKAPTEDEIEEWKKKRPRAEDPMLQFM; translated from the exons ATGAGCTCGGGGCCCATACGCACACCCGTCTCGCAGATCATACTGAGCAAGCATGACCAGGATGCCGAGGAGGAGCCCAAGAAGAAATCCCGCGAGGACTGGCGCAAggccaaggagctggaggaggctCGAAAAGCGGGAACAGCTCCAGCCGCCGTCGACGAGGAGGGTCGCGACATAAATCCGCACATTCCGCAGTACATATCGAATGCACCGTGGTATTACGGATCGGCTGGGCCCACACTCAAGCATCAGCGTCCCCAGCACGAGGACGAACAAGGACAGCTGGACAAGAGGGCTCCCAAGGGACTCAACACCACACGCATCATTACCAAGTTCCGAAAGGGAGCGTGCGAAAACTGCGGCGCCGTCACACACAAACGCAAGGACTGCCTGGAGCGGCCGCGAAAGGTCCAAGCCAAGTATGCTGAATCCATCGTCGTGCACGACGAGCATTTGGTCAATGAAGCGGCGGTAAACTATGACGAGAAACGAGATCGCTGGAGCAGTTACGATCCGGCCAATCACAGAGAGATCATTGAGGAGTACGAAAAGGTGGAGGAGGCCAAGCGACAACTCAAAGCAGAGAAGCTCAAAAATG ATCCCGATGCCGAAATATCTGATGAGGAGGGCAACGAGGACAAATATGTGGACGAAGTGGACATGCCCGGCACCAAGGTGGACTCTAAACAGCGTATCACTGTGCGCAATTTGCGTATTCGCGAAGATACGGCAAAGTACCTGAGGAACTTGGACCCCAACTCCGCCTACTACGATCCCAAAACACGCTCTATGCGTGACAATCCCAATCCTGCCGTTCCCGAAGAGGA AGCTGAATTTGCTGGCGAGAACTTTGTGCGCTTTTCTGGAGACACTACAGCCCAAGCCACCGCCCAGTTGTTTGCCTGGGAAGCACATGGCAAAGGAGTTGATGTGCATCTGCTAGCCGAGCCCACGAAGTTGGAGCTGCTTCAGAAAGAGTACGAGCAGAAGAAGGAACAGTTCAAGTCAAGT ACCAAAACGCACATTGTGGAGAAATACGGAGGCGAAGAGCATCTGCAGGTTCCGCCAAagtcgctgctgctggcgcagACCGAGGAGTATATCGAGTACTCTCGCAGCGGCAAGGTGATAAAGGGTGTAGAGAAGCCGAAAGCGCGCAGTATCTACGAGGAGGATGTGTACATCAACAACCACACAACGGTGTGGGGCAGTTTCTGGAACGCCGGTCGCTGGGGCTACAAGTGCTGCAAGTCCTTTATCAAAAACTCATACTGCGTGGGCATGCAGGAACCAGAGGGCTACTCGGAACAGCATCCCACCAGCTCCACTGCAGCAGTCGTAGCAGACCCCGCAGCTCAAACCCAATTTAAGGTGCCCGAAGTGCCACCAGAAATGCCCGCCTCCGAAGTCGACTCAGCACCAAGTTCAGAATCCTCCTCATCCGAAGAGGAGGAGGTAAAACCAGAGAAGAAAAAGTCCAAGAAGAAGTCCAAAAAGCGCgagaagaaaaagaaggccAAGGAGCAGCGAAAGCAAAAATCCAAGAATAAGGAGACCAAGGAACAAGAAAAGACAAAGGAAAAAGATATTCCCGAGGAGCTGGACGATCGCAAACGAGCCTACAACAGCATGTATGATGTGAAGGCGCCCACAGAGGACGAGATCGAGGAGTGGAAGAAGAAGCGGCCAAGGGCCGAAGATCCCATGCTGCAATTTATGTAG